The Rhipicephalus sanguineus isolate Rsan-2018 chromosome 7, BIME_Rsan_1.4, whole genome shotgun sequence genome includes a window with the following:
- the LOC119400282 gene encoding uncharacterized protein LOC119400282 — MSHKIRIGTKEMDTEELNRRFPGLGLNVPCSAAGEDGSRVPTSICHVFDNLCRWNYVLWYVGLQLRELRGPGRLSLVRVVYRGRGGRIVQTRSRHARILFHVLLAQHSCVESLHMGDALIEGSGLGEYRECVVSSLRQNTSLRTLLLGSLFSEYRSIREELFRAIATMTNLSELAVFGSAAAPSVVLDAVCALLVDTRCLTTVTIPRLVYDDASANRLIAALRRNQTVENLSLHGSIVHSYMETGTSRFSHFLANSTQLSSVSMEGVDTDPASTFEDIKCIVVPFRIRGNLQKLRLSGFLLSAPCACLFAALMSGNEGCLKSLDIAGCRWRLESRLEESYDVGTTDGEQSGVPYLAHHSCDMIQALDHTARVQLSFLALGIDGLEPEDLRCLLNIATTLESLKTISLSGVPLEKLKAVCQVIRETTMSGRVRIEDAYLVDSWTIAYLREYPEALSKVAIRSFTEHNPRAFVIVVRLACSWYRVTLLHLHLAQGILSDVPTFRALSSCLSTSDSLRVLSLTGCDEPDLSRTLRSAGRPHSVLLEMIFKNAAIRALRLNGLRMGKDNLHFFVAAVVASKSLCELAFASCNQAENDTFLRLLSSTFHGSKTITHLRLLSSTECVGDEWFVIGNVIGRNVGHLTCAAHYVVYKDYSPRCEAAFAIVSGTNALMKRVEELVNDVETTGQFPSTSAA; from the exons ATGAGCCACAAGATTCGCATCGGAACGAAAGAGATGGATACTGAAGAACTCAACCGGCGGTTTCCGGGACTGGGTCTGAATGTTCCTTGCAGCGCGGCTGGCGAGGACGGTAGCCGTGTTCCTACGTCCATCTGTCACGTCTTCGATAATTTGTGCCGTTGGAATTACGTCCTATGGTACGTCGGCTTGCAGTTGAGAGAACTCCGCGGCCCCGGAAGACTGTCCCTGGTACGGGTCGTCTACAGGGGCAGGGGAGGCCGCATCGTGCAAACGCGCAGCCGTCACGCCCGGATTCTCTTTCACGTCCTCCTGGCGCAACACAGCTGCGTCGAGAGCCTACACATGGGCGACGCCCTAATCGAAGGTAGTGGACTCGGCGAGTACCGAGAATGCGTCGTCTCTTCACTTCGGCAAAACACGAGCCTTCGGACGCTGCTTCTCGGTAGCTTATTCAGCGAGTACAG GAGCATCCGAGAGGAACTGTTCAGAGCCATCGCCACCATGACGAACCTGAGCGAGCTGGCTGTGTTCGGCAGTGCTGCAGCGCCATCGGTCGTGCTGGACGCGGTTTGTGCGCTTCTCGTGGACACCAGGTGTCTGACCACTGTGACGATTCCACGACTCGTTTACGACGACGCAAGCGCCAATCGCTTAATCGCCGCCCTGCGACGCAATCAAACCGTCGAAAACCTGTCTCTGCACGGAAGCATCGTGCATTCTTATATGGAGACTGGTACATCCAGGTTCTCTCACTTCCTGGCCAACAGCACGCAGCTGAGCTCGGTGAGCATGGAAGGTGTCGACACGGATCCCGCAAGCACGTTCGAGGACATCAAGTGTATCGTCGTGCCGTTCCGTATTCGCGGCAACCTCCAGAAGCTAAGACTAAGTGGCTTCCTGTTAAGCGCACCGTGCGCTTGTCTCTTCGCTGCCCTCATGTCCGGGAACGAGGGGTGTCTCAAGAGTCTCGACATAGCAGGCTGCCGCTGGAGACTCGAGTCACGACTAGAAGAGTCATACGACGTCGGAACCACAGACGGCGAACAGTCGGGCGTACCCTACCTCGCGCACCACAGCTGTGACATGATTCAGGCGTTGGACCACACTGCGCGAGTGCAACTCTCGTTTTTGGCCCTGGGCATCGATGGACTCGAACCGGAGGACCTACGGTGTCTATTGAATATCGCCACTACCCTCGAATCACTCAAGACCATCTCACTGAGCGGCGTTCCACTGGAAAAACTGAAGGCAGTTTGCCAAGTCATCAGGGAGACCACAATGAGCGGGCGAGTTCGTATAGAAGACGCCTACCTCGTCGACTCTTGGACAATAGCTTATCTTCGGGAGTATCCGGAAGCGTTGTCTAAGGTGGCGATCAGATCTTTCACGGAGCACAATCCGAGGGCGTTTGTAATTGTGGTCCGCCTAGCGTGCTCCTGGTATCGGGTCACCTTGCTACACCTCCACTTGGCACAGGGCATCCTTTCGGACGTCCCCACGTTTCGAGCCCTGTCCAGCTGCTTGAGCACCTCCGACTCGCTGAGGGTGCTCTCGCTGACCGGATGTGACGAGCCGGATCTAAGCCGTACTCTTCGATCGGCAGGCCGTCCTCACAGCGTACTCCTCGAGATGATCTTCAAGAACGCAGCCATCCGAGCACTTCGGCTCAACGGGCTTCGTATGGGTAAGGACAACTTGCATTTCTTCGTTGCCGCGGTGGTGGCCAGCAAGAGCTTGTGCGAGCTTGCCTTTGCATCCTGCAACCAGGCCGAAAACGACACGTTCCTTCGGCTACTCTCCTCCACGTTCCACGGAAGCAAGACCATAACTCACTTGCGTCTCCTGTCATCTACGGAATGCGTAGGGGACGAGTGGTTCGTCATCGGAAACGTTATCGGCCGCAACGTGGGACACCTGACGTGCGCGGCCCACTACGTCGTGTACAAGGACTACTCGCCGCGCTGCGAGGCTGCCTTCGCAATAGTCTCGGGCACTAACGCCCTCATGAAGAGAGTCGAGGAACTCGTGAATGATGTCGAAACCACGGGCCAATTTCCAAGCACTTCTGCAGCTTAG